Part of the Nicotiana sylvestris chromosome 2, ASM39365v2, whole genome shotgun sequence genome, tgacacgtagactggtcaaacggtcaaaatccaataaatagccaagaggcacgggtgacaacagataagggaaaaagaaagcaacattggtgcggaccgttactaaaataggtacgagtttcgtacctatccaagtcatctaaagaccgaagatcggaagaagttgaagatacgaatctgatgacgtaaaagagtttaaatatagcaataaatattaaatacgttagaatatttgtattaaaaagaaatgattgtgtaacatttcttttaatgtcatttattgctcataattgcctcattaagacaaaggcattacctCTTCTCCTAGGattatctataaaaggagaagaactcaccatctgtaaggataCGAAATATTATTgggatcttactgaaatacaaaactatttactgctttaccatcattctcaaaagtattttgttttcgtctcctgattatcagtaacccgaatttctttttaggtttgaccaaagactcaaatttttggttaaacactaaCCAAATGATCTCGGGATTGGACCTTTAAGTCAGTTATCAGCTAACCAACCATAACGTAAGTTGGTTTCTTGAAAGATCTAATTTATTTTTTGATGACCCTCTAACTTCCAACTCTAATGTACCAGCACGAGCATTTGAAGACATGGAGTACAATTCTAAAAGAAGTTTTCAACTTATCACTTTAATCAGCAACCGTCTTTTCATCTAACAAGACATTGCTAGGCTTCATATCATAATGAACTACAGGTTCAGAGCAACCATGGTGTAGATATTCCAATGCACATGCCACATCTATCATTATGCTTAGTCTTTGCATGAGGTCTAAGAGGTGGTTATGTGAATACAATCACTTATCAAGGGTCCCATTAGGCATGTACTCGAGCACCAATGCCTTGAAGTCAAGGTTGGAGCAACTACTAATCACTTTGGTGAGATTCCTATGGCGAAGGTTAGGGAGAACTTCACATTTTGTTTCGAAACTCTTGAATGCACCTTCTAGTTGTAGGTTGAACACTTTAACTGCAATTATAGTGCCATTTCTGAGAATACCTTTATAAATAGAACCAAAACTCCCAGAACCAATAAAATTACTCTCACTAAACTCATCAGTGGCTTGTACTAGTTCATAGTATAAAATTCTTCCCCTTGTAGCCAACAAATCAGCTTGGACTGGAATTGGAACCTTTCCTTCTCTTCTGTACCTCATACGTAGAAATACCAATGTTACAAAAACAATTATCATAGCAGCTCGCAGAAGAGGAAAAACTATCAGAAGTAACTTCTTCCTCTTCGATCCATTGTTTGACGAAATGGGGCATCGGGGGACACGAAATCTTGGAGCACCATACAATGCTTCATTGAACATGAATAACTGGCTAGAAAGATTTTTGAAAGGACCACCAGAGGGAATTTCATCATGCAAGTTGttaaaaaaatattgaaataGTTGAGATATTGAAGTTTCTCCAAGGACATGGGTATTGATCCAGATAGATTGTTATGGGATGGGTCTAGATATTCCAAGCTCAGCATGCTACCAATTGAGTCAGGTATAGATCCTTGCAGCTTGTTTTGTGCCAAAGAAAGGTGCATCAGATTTTGCATGTATTTCTCTAGGAATAACATTTGAAAATTGATTCTGAGAAAGATCTATACGTATCACACCCCTTAGATTTCCAGTTTCTGCAGGTAAAAAGCCGCTCATGTTGTTATACGATAAACCGAGCTCCAGAAGATCTTTGAGGTTACCTAAGCTTGATGGTATAGTGGAACTCAGTCTGTTGGAATTGAGTTTTATCTCGCTAAGGGAAGTAACATTCCCTAAACATTTAGGAACAAGCCCTGAAAGTTGATTTTCACCCAAATATATGCTACCCAAGTTCTGCAATTTACATAGGCTATCTCCAATCAGTGGCAGAGCCACATTGAACCAAGGGGTGTCAAGCGACACCCCTTCGTCGGAAAATTACACTATATTGCtagatagttttttttattttatgtatatttactaTACGTTGACTccctaattatttatattttgacaccCCTTGATGAAATTCTGGCTCCGCCACTGTCTCCAATGGATCATGTTAGATTATTGCTGGCCAGAGACAGTTGTTGTAGCCTGATTAAGTTGCCAAGTGTTATGGGTATTGATCCGGTCAAGCTGTTCCCATAGAGAAACAAAAAtattaggcaaaatacataaatagCTCCTTCAAGTTGTCCACAACGATCATTTGAACATTTAAACTAACCTATAGCCATTTAGATACTTTTATTTGATAGAAGTGTGTGCCTTTTAAACACCTTGTGCTGACATGGCAAATTAATTGTGCCTCACTAAGCATTGAGCGCGTGAGGACTCTAAATaatgttgttttcttttattttcagctCAAGTTATTTTTATGTGTGGCCCACaccacattttcctttttttcctccaAAAAATGTTCACCGTCTCCCCCAAAAATTCATCTCCACCAACCAATCTTCCTCCAACATAACACCAACAGCTCATACTCATTTTAGGGCTACCGTCTGCCATAAATCCACCACAGGATTAAGGAAACAAGCCAACAATCTCATGTGAGCTCCGCCTTAACAAAaaagcaaagaaagaaaaattaggcAAAAGTATTGTTTTTCTATAATTACACAATCTATAAATAATAGCAAACCCATAATACCAAATCCAAAGTGTACAGAAAATTT contains:
- the LOC138884648 gene encoding probable LRR receptor-like serine/threonine-protein kinase At3g47570 is translated as MFNEALYGAPRFRVPRCPISSNNGSKRKKLLLIVFPLLRAAMIIVFVTLVFLRMRYRREGKVPIPVQADLLATRGRILYYELVQATDEFSESNFIGSGSFGSIYKGILRNGTIIAVKVFNLQLEGAFKSFETKCEVLPNLRHRNLTKVISSCSNLDFKALVLEYMPNGTLDK